The stretch of DNA GTGGGCCAGACCTCGATAACTCCTCCCAACTCCCCGATAGCAACCGATGGCGGCGCCGACGAAATACAACGAGGTGATGTCGGTCATCAAGCGGCGGATCCAAGAAGGGGACTATCTCGTCGAAAGCATCCCCGGCGAACGGCGTCTCGCCGAGGAGACCGGCGTCAGTTACATGACCGCGCGTCGCGCCGTGCGGCAACTCCTCGAAGAAGAGGTCCTCACCCGCGACGACTCCGGCGCCCTGGCGATTCATCCGACCTTCGCGAAGTCCGCGAAACCCGCCGAGGTCGTGCTCCTCTATCCCGCCTACCCTTCGAGCTATCTCACTCAGTTGCGAGTGCTCGTCAGCGACGCGGCCGCGAGGCGTGGCGTCGCGATGCGGCCCGGTCAGTACGTCCACTGGGACGACCGAGCCGTTGTCGAAGTCGTCGAGCAAGCCAAGGGGACGATCATTATCCCCTATGGCCCCGAGATCCCTCGTCGGCTCTCGGAGCACTTCCGCTCGAACAGGGTTGTCGTCCTCGACGGCGACTTTTCACGAGAAGGCCTGCCGTCGATCCGGCTTTTCTCTGAGGCTTGCATCGAACGCGTCCTTGATCACTTC from Botrimarina mediterranea encodes:
- a CDS encoding substrate-binding domain-containing protein, translating into MAAPTKYNEVMSVIKRRIQEGDYLVESIPGERRLAEETGVSYMTARRAVRQLLEEEVLTRDDSGALAIHPTFAKSAKPAEVVLLYPAYPSSYLTQLRVLVSDAAARRGVAMRPGQYVHWDDRAVVEVVEQAKGTIIIPYGPEIPRRLSEHFRSNRVVVLDGDFSREGLPSIRLFSEACIERVLDHFWQLGHRRIDCVNSQNRNPEIERRIAIWQRWIARRGGDGKLHDNPAPLFTDPTAAAYRMMADLIEGSEAIAPAFVSTTCPAAIGSIRACYERGVVVGKDVAIGSMNLEPPAEYFCPSISGLKTPELAEELDRCFDWFVSSEPWSGELLIEPKEPAFFVGESTALPARQRARLSSST